From Polypterus senegalus isolate Bchr_013 chromosome 15, ASM1683550v1, whole genome shotgun sequence, the proteins below share one genomic window:
- the LOC120515759 gene encoding uncharacterized protein LOC120515759 isoform X1 gives MRNVTFCGSLVMEQHTRLPDPSFFQSWNDLVKATIQDLHGAADGNSSAYSSAETWRETEVELLRRAQQSNFPVEVKNLQSGVEIPLSSRLRTLSPEFDHTLGLIRVGGRLRRIEGFNEEGIHPIVLDPSHPITKLLIQNYDEKLLHPGPERVFAEVRRKYWILRGREAIRRHQHQCRECQRWRATTQAPKMADLPPARLRLFKPPFWSTGVDCFGPFTVKIGRRTEKRWGIIFKCMTTRCVHLDLIENLDTDAFLMAFRRFVSRRGQPAELLSDRGTNFRGGEAELKEAITAMAPSLQEQLAKQQVKFQFNPPSSPHFGGTWEREIRPQQQELKYFQSSDCV, from the exons ATGAGGAATGTCACCTTTTGTGGaagtcttgtaatggagcagcaCACTAGACTTCCAGATCCCAGTTTTTTCCAGTCTTGGAATGATTTAGTTAAGGCTACCATCCAGGATCTTCATGGGGCGGCTGATGGGAATTCAAGTGCTTATTCCTCAGCAGAAACCTGGAGGGAGACGGAAGTTGAACTCCTAAGAAGAGCTCAACAGAGCAATTTCCCTGTAGAAGTCAAGAATCTTCAATCAGGAGTGGAAATACCTCTAAGCAGTCGCTTGAGGACATTATCACCAGAATTCGACCATACATTGGGTCTCATTCGAGTTGGTGGCCGACTAAGAAGAATAGAGGGTTTTAATGAGGAAGGCATCCATCCTATTGTACTGGACCCAAGTCACCCAATAACTAAACTGCTCATTCAGAACTATGATGAAAAACTTTTGCACCCAGGCCCAGAGCGGGTGTTTGCGGAGGTAAGACGAAAATATTGGATATTAAGGGGTCGCGAGGCTATCAGACGACATCAGCACCAATGTAGGGAATGCCAGCGTTGGCGTGCTACCACTCAGGCTCCAAAGATGGCGGATCTACCTCCAGCACGACTACGGCTATTTAAGCCACCCTTTTGGTCCACAGGGGTTGATTGCTTTGGTCCCTTTACGGTGAAAATTGGGCGGAGGACGGAAAAACGTTGGGGAATTATATTCAAATGTATGACTACTCGTTGTGTTCATTTAGATTTAATTGAAAATTTAGACACTGATGCATTTCTCATGGCTTTCCGTCGGTTTGTGTCAAGAAGAGGCCAGCCTGCTGAACTTCTGTCTGACAGAGGTACAAATTTTCGAGGAGGAGAAGCTGAGTTAAAGGAAGCTATTACTGCCATGGCACCTTCCTTGCAGGAGCAACTTGCTAAGCAACAAGTGAAATTTCAGTTCAACCCACCAAGTAGTCCACATTTTGGAGGGACCTGGGAACGGGAAATCAG accacagcaacaggaattaaagtacTTTCAGAGTTCAGATTGTGTTTGA
- the LOC120515759 gene encoding uncharacterized protein LOC120515759 isoform X2 → MRNVTFCGSLVMEQHTRLPDPSFFQSWNDLVKATIQDLHGAADGNSSAYSSAETWRETEVELLRRAQQSNFPVEVKNLQSGVEIPLSSRLRTLSPEFDHTLGLIRVGGRLRRIEGFNEEGIHPIVLDPSHPITKLLIQNYDEKLLHPGPERVFAEVRRKYWILRGREAIRRHQHQCRECQRWRATTQAPKMADLPPARLRLFKPPFWSTGVDCFGPFTVKIGRRTEKRWGIIFKCMTTRCVHLDLIENLDTDAFLMAFRRFVSRRGQPAELLSDRGTNFRGGEAELKEAITAMAPSLQEQLAKQQVKFQFNPPSSPHFGGTWEREIRCGRS, encoded by the exons ATGAGGAATGTCACCTTTTGTGGaagtcttgtaatggagcagcaCACTAGACTTCCAGATCCCAGTTTTTTCCAGTCTTGGAATGATTTAGTTAAGGCTACCATCCAGGATCTTCATGGGGCGGCTGATGGGAATTCAAGTGCTTATTCCTCAGCAGAAACCTGGAGGGAGACGGAAGTTGAACTCCTAAGAAGAGCTCAACAGAGCAATTTCCCTGTAGAAGTCAAGAATCTTCAATCAGGAGTGGAAATACCTCTAAGCAGTCGCTTGAGGACATTATCACCAGAATTCGACCATACATTGGGTCTCATTCGAGTTGGTGGCCGACTAAGAAGAATAGAGGGTTTTAATGAGGAAGGCATCCATCCTATTGTACTGGACCCAAGTCACCCAATAACTAAACTGCTCATTCAGAACTATGATGAAAAACTTTTGCACCCAGGCCCAGAGCGGGTGTTTGCGGAGGTAAGACGAAAATATTGGATATTAAGGGGTCGCGAGGCTATCAGACGACATCAGCACCAATGTAGGGAATGCCAGCGTTGGCGTGCTACCACTCAGGCTCCAAAGATGGCGGATCTACCTCCAGCACGACTACGGCTATTTAAGCCACCCTTTTGGTCCACAGGGGTTGATTGCTTTGGTCCCTTTACGGTGAAAATTGGGCGGAGGACGGAAAAACGTTGGGGAATTATATTCAAATGTATGACTACTCGTTGTGTTCATTTAGATTTAATTGAAAATTTAGACACTGATGCATTTCTCATGGCTTTCCGTCGGTTTGTGTCAAGAAGAGGCCAGCCTGCTGAACTTCTGTCTGACAGAGGTACAAATTTTCGAGGAGGAGAAGCTGAGTTAAAGGAAGCTATTACTGCCATGGCACCTTCCTTGCAGGAGCAACTTGCTAAGCAACAAGTGAAATTTCAGTTCAACCCACCAAGTAGTCCACATTTTGGAGGGACCTGGGAACGGGAAATCAG ATGTGGCAGATCCTGA